The following are encoded together in the Oceanobacillus zhaokaii genome:
- a CDS encoding asparaginase, with product MKTVVLLTTGGTIASKRNPKTGLLISGALTGKELSSMCELPNDLTVDVQSLFQISSNQMTFQLLLELKEKIEDVFKDKAVDGIVVTHGTDTLEETAYFLDLTIADERPVVVTGSQRAPTEIGSDAFLNIRQAILAASNDHLKGIGTTVLFNEKILSARYIKKVHASNLDGFRVNGYGNLGTVDREEVHLYQRPVQRELHSNVVELPSVDIIPTYLGGDGRFIRAAVTSGAKGIVIEGAGRGHVPPLAVDEIRNAINQGVVVLLTTRADEGLVKVVYEFEGSVEHLLQQGVLLGRDYDSKKARIKLATLLAAKYNKEEIQMLFNQ from the coding sequence ATGAAGACGGTTGTACTTCTAACTACTGGGGGAACAATTGCTAGTAAAAGAAATCCTAAAACTGGTCTGTTAATCTCAGGTGCTCTGACGGGGAAGGAATTATCGTCCATGTGTGAGTTGCCTAATGATTTGACGGTTGACGTTCAATCCTTATTTCAAATTTCCAGTAATCAAATGACCTTTCAGTTATTGCTCGAACTGAAAGAGAAAATAGAGGATGTTTTTAAAGATAAAGCTGTTGATGGAATTGTGGTAACGCATGGGACAGATACATTGGAAGAAACGGCATATTTTCTAGACTTAACAATTGCCGATGAACGACCTGTAGTTGTAACTGGTTCACAGCGAGCACCAACAGAAATAGGATCTGATGCATTTTTGAATATTAGACAGGCGATTCTCGCCGCAAGTAATGATCATCTCAAGGGGATTGGGACAACTGTTCTATTTAATGAAAAAATTTTATCGGCTCGGTATATCAAAAAAGTTCATGCATCAAATCTTGATGGCTTTAGAGTGAACGGCTATGGAAACTTAGGAACTGTAGATAGAGAAGAAGTTCATTTATATCAAAGACCAGTTCAGAGGGAACTTCATTCAAATGTAGTGGAATTACCATCAGTAGATATTATCCCAACATATCTAGGAGGAGATGGAAGGTTTATTAGAGCGGCAGTAACTTCTGGGGCAAAAGGAATAGTGATTGAAGGAGCTGGGAGAGGGCATGTCCCGCCTTTAGCAGTAGATGAGATTAGAAATGCAATAAATCAAGGGGTGGTAGTCCTTTTAACGACACGTGCGGATGAAGGACTAGTGAAAGTAGTTTATGAGTTTGAGGGTAGTGTTGAACACTTGTTGCAGCAAGGTGTCTTACTGGGAAGAGATTATGATAGTAAGAAAGCTAGAATTAAATTAGCTACTTTATTAGCGGCTAAATATAACAAAGAAGAAATCCAAATGCTATTCAATCAATAA
- a CDS encoding gamma-glutamyltransferase family protein, whose product MNSFTNQAHPYPINRNASYAKNGMVATSQPLAAQAGLDILKKGGNAIDAAIATAACLTVVEPTSNGIGGDAFALVWTKGKLHGLNGSGRSPANISIYDVKKSGYDEMPKYGWMPVTVPGAPGAWAELSERFGKLPLSEVLQPAISYAEEGFPISPTLGKFWKKAYQTFSNCLTDPSFNYWFETFAPKGRAPKIGETWSSLDHAETLRSIAKTNAESFYRGELADRIVNFSKETGGYLTSKDLSEYKPEWVDPIKVNYRGYEVWEIPPNGQGLIALQALNILKGFAFNEKESVDTYHKQIEAIKLAFADGRKHITDESHMKYSTNDILSDEYGNLRREQIGETALQPEAGEPSLSGTVYLAAADNEGNMVSFIQSNYMGFGSGLVVPRTGIALQNRGHSFSLDPDHVNALKGGKKSYHTIIPGFLTKGDNPVGPFGVMGGFMQPQGHVQIVMNMIDFDLNPQAALDAPRWQWLKDKVIDVENRFPHHLAQQLAEKGHEVQIQLEPNQFGRGQIILREPTSGVLIGGTESRTDGSVACW is encoded by the coding sequence ATGAATTCATTCACTAATCAGGCCCACCCGTACCCCATCAACCGGAATGCGTCGTATGCTAAGAATGGCATGGTTGCAACATCCCAGCCGTTAGCTGCCCAAGCTGGCTTAGATATTTTGAAAAAGGGTGGTAATGCGATTGATGCGGCAATTGCCACCGCTGCATGCCTTACGGTCGTTGAACCAACTTCTAATGGAATAGGTGGTGATGCATTTGCGCTTGTCTGGACCAAAGGGAAACTGCATGGTCTTAATGGAAGCGGACGCTCGCCTGCAAACATTTCTATTTACGATGTTAAAAAGTCAGGATATGATGAGATGCCGAAATATGGCTGGATGCCCGTAACCGTACCTGGTGCACCGGGGGCATGGGCAGAACTGTCTGAGCGGTTTGGTAAACTTCCATTATCTGAAGTGTTACAACCTGCTATTAGTTATGCAGAAGAAGGATTTCCGATCTCACCAACGTTGGGTAAGTTTTGGAAGAAAGCTTATCAGACCTTCAGTAACTGCTTAACTGATCCGTCTTTTAATTATTGGTTCGAAACATTTGCACCCAAAGGCAGAGCTCCAAAAATAGGAGAAACCTGGTCATCGCTGGATCATGCAGAAACATTGCGATCAATTGCAAAAACGAACGCTGAGTCTTTTTATCGTGGCGAACTAGCTGACAGGATTGTAAATTTTTCAAAGGAAACGGGCGGGTATTTAACTTCAAAGGACCTGTCTGAATATAAGCCGGAATGGGTTGATCCTATTAAGGTCAATTACCGTGGATATGAAGTATGGGAAATACCACCAAACGGGCAGGGACTAATTGCTTTGCAGGCACTGAATATACTAAAAGGCTTTGCATTTAACGAAAAAGAATCAGTGGATACATACCACAAACAAATTGAAGCTATAAAACTGGCATTTGCTGATGGTCGCAAACACATAACAGATGAATCCCATATGAAATATTCAACGAATGATATCTTGTCGGATGAATACGGGAACTTACGAAGGGAACAGATTGGAGAAACGGCCCTACAGCCGGAAGCAGGTGAACCTTCCTTAAGTGGGACTGTTTACTTGGCTGCAGCCGACAATGAAGGAAATATGGTTTCTTTTATCCAAAGTAATTATATGGGATTTGGATCCGGCCTGGTTGTTCCGAGAACAGGCATTGCATTACAAAATCGAGGACACAGTTTCTCGTTGGATCCCGATCATGTGAATGCTTTAAAAGGTGGAAAAAAGTCGTATCATACGATCATTCCAGGATTCTTAACAAAAGGAGACAATCCGGTTGGGCCATTCGGAGTTATGGGTGGTTTTATGCAGCCCCAGGGACATGTGCAGATCGTCATGAATATGATTGATTTTGATTTAAATCCGCAGGCAGCGCTTGATGCTCCAAGATGGCAATGGTTAAAAGATAAGGTTATCGATGTAGAAAACCGTTTCCCACATCACCTTGCACAACAGCTTGCTGAAAAAGGGCACGAAGTTCAAATTCAGTTGGAACCCAATCAATTTGGTCGCGGGCAGATAATATTGAGAGAACCAACCTCTGGTGTTCTTATAGGTGGTACTGAATCCAGAACGGATGGATCGGTTGCTTGCTGGTAA
- a CDS encoding chromate transporter, protein MILYWNIFLAFFIPGILGYGGGPASIPLIENEVVQRYGWMTIEKFSEVLALGNALPGPIATKMAGYIGYEVGGIPGALVAVFATVAPSLILMIALLGVLYKYKESAKVKRLTLYVRPVIALLLGLMAWNFFVESYEEAGIWQTAFLIVVSYLLMEHEKIKIHPAFVIVGALVYGGFFL, encoded by the coding sequence ATGATTCTTTATTGGAATATCTTTTTGGCCTTTTTCATACCCGGTATCTTGGGATACGGAGGTGGGCCTGCTTCCATTCCATTGATTGAGAATGAAGTAGTACAACGTTATGGATGGATGACCATTGAGAAATTCAGTGAAGTACTTGCCCTCGGCAATGCGTTGCCAGGACCAATTGCTACCAAAATGGCAGGATATATAGGCTATGAGGTAGGGGGAATACCGGGTGCATTGGTTGCTGTGTTTGCAACGGTTGCCCCTTCACTCATACTGATGATTGCTTTGCTGGGTGTTTTATATAAGTATAAAGAATCGGCTAAGGTTAAACGACTTACCCTTTATGTTCGCCCCGTTATTGCCCTGTTGTTGGGGTTAATGGCTTGGAACTTTTTTGTTGAATCATACGAGGAGGCGGGTATCTGGCAAACAGCATTTCTGATTGTTGTAAGTTATTTATTGATGGAACATGAAAAGATAAAGATACACCCTGCTTTTGTTATTGTAGGTGCATTGGTTTATGGTGGATTTTTCCTTTGA
- a CDS encoding helix-turn-helix domain-containing protein: MRDSVGYRIKYFRSKLNMTQAELSKGIISVSYLSKIENGNADPPEEILELLKNRLDITQNIDDTCEVEETIIQFFHNLFYKETDEADKNYKLLIKDLYLITNNDLLYLLEIHKLQYFILLKKDKQAAEQYFKLNKQSKHFSNKHKYYWLKFSAYYYFRRLSYSKALELYQQASSYLDSNIDSRIEEESDLHYMIAVTASHIRKIHLALVYANKSLEYYRSIYNLKRAAECHIIIGISLRRINEYKKSLESYQLASTIAKSIHNNRIYSLSIQNMGKLYSVMNDSKQAIEYYLKSYELRADSPPEKQVIPVSSLMKEYYIKNDLFNAEYWLDKGLQISSSLSPADSIYVYEFKVYNNLIKGFGDSFEDLILNNVLPFLKEKQLHYEQYTYLKILAKYYYNIRKYKLAAKYFDYASIVITNSYME; the protein is encoded by the coding sequence ATGAGAGATAGCGTGGGTTATAGGATAAAATATTTTCGGTCAAAACTAAATATGACTCAAGCTGAATTATCAAAGGGTATCATTTCTGTTTCCTACTTATCAAAAATTGAAAATGGTAATGCGGACCCACCAGAAGAAATCTTAGAGCTACTTAAAAATCGGCTAGATATAACACAAAATATTGATGATACTTGTGAAGTAGAAGAAACAATCATCCAATTCTTTCATAATTTATTCTATAAGGAAACGGATGAAGCTGATAAGAACTATAAGCTACTAATAAAGGACCTTTATTTAATAACAAATAATGACTTGCTGTACCTTCTAGAGATACATAAACTGCAATATTTCATTCTTCTAAAGAAAGATAAGCAAGCAGCAGAACAATATTTCAAATTAAACAAGCAGTCCAAGCATTTTAGTAATAAACATAAATATTACTGGTTAAAGTTCTCCGCTTACTATTACTTCCGTAGATTATCTTACAGCAAAGCCCTAGAATTATATCAGCAGGCAAGTAGTTACCTAGATAGCAATATCGATTCTCGTATAGAAGAAGAAAGCGACTTACATTATATGATTGCTGTAACGGCCAGTCATATAAGAAAAATACACTTAGCATTGGTATATGCCAACAAATCTCTAGAATATTATCGCAGTATTTACAACTTAAAAAGAGCAGCAGAATGTCACATTATAATTGGTATATCTTTGCGTAGGATAAACGAATATAAGAAGTCATTGGAGAGTTATCAATTAGCATCTACCATTGCTAAGAGCATTCACAATAATAGGATTTATTCATTATCCATTCAAAACATGGGGAAACTGTACTCTGTAATGAATGACTCAAAGCAAGCAATCGAATATTATTTGAAAAGTTATGAATTACGTGCAGACTCTCCCCCAGAGAAACAAGTCATTCCAGTATCAAGTTTAATGAAAGAATATTATATAAAGAACGATCTGTTTAATGCTGAATACTGGTTAGATAAAGGCTTGCAAATAAGTAGTTCATTAAGTCCCGCAGATTCTATTTATGTGTATGAATTTAAAGTTTATAATAATTTGATTAAAGGATTTGGGGACTCATTTGAGGATTTAATTCTTAATAATGTACTTCCATTTTTAAAAGAAAAACAATTACATTATGAACAATATACTTATTTAAAAATACTCGCCAAGTATTACTATAATATTAGAAAATACAAGTTAGCCGCAAAGTATTTTGATTACGCAAGCATTGTAATTACAAATTCATATATGGAATAG
- a CDS encoding aldehyde dehydrogenase family protein has translation MESYPKMIIGGEQCNAVSGAVIDVCNPATGEWIATVPAGSSRDIDKAVKAAEQAGHNWRYLGFGERATLLRRLGNVILDHAEEIALIDAKDSGNPLVEMRKDVLKAIKHLEYMTGLALEVKGETIPATTPNNIHMTLREPFGVVGRIMPFNHPAMFTIQHLVSPLVTGNTVILKPSEETPLSALYIVKLAQDILPAGVLNIVTGAEEPGSALVQHPRVRRLAFTGGPETGKKIMQGAAGSGVLKQTTLELGGKNPMIIFPDVDAGTAANAVLAGMNFKRCLGQSCGSTSRVFVHKSQRDAIIDKVIAGVQAIKPGDPSHEDTEMGCLTSKRQFDKTSHYVDVAKQEGARLLYGGEPYADEPFNKGYFFKPTVFDQVTTEMTIAQEEVFGPVLSLIEWDDYDEMIQSVNSVAYGLTASIWTNDVNTVLKTVPLVEAGFVWVNGVERRYHGVPFGGTKDSGIGREHCLDELLSYTQLKSVNILTS, from the coding sequence ATGGAGAGCTATCCGAAGATGATTATCGGAGGAGAACAGTGTAACGCTGTTTCAGGGGCAGTCATAGACGTTTGCAATCCAGCGACAGGGGAGTGGATCGCCACTGTTCCTGCGGGCAGTAGTCGTGATATTGACAAGGCGGTCAAAGCCGCAGAACAAGCGGGACATAATTGGCGTTATCTAGGGTTTGGGGAAAGGGCCACCTTACTGAGACGTTTGGGCAACGTGATTTTGGATCATGCGGAAGAGATAGCCCTGATAGATGCGAAGGATTCTGGAAATCCGCTCGTCGAAATGCGAAAAGATGTGCTCAAAGCCATCAAGCACCTTGAATACATGACAGGGTTGGCGTTGGAGGTCAAGGGTGAAACGATTCCGGCCACAACTCCAAACAACATACATATGACGTTGCGCGAACCTTTCGGCGTTGTTGGACGTATCATGCCATTTAATCACCCCGCGATGTTTACGATTCAGCATCTCGTTAGTCCGCTCGTCACTGGTAACACCGTCATTCTGAAACCATCCGAGGAAACGCCGTTATCCGCTTTGTACATTGTAAAGCTGGCACAGGATATTTTGCCTGCGGGCGTGCTGAACATCGTCACCGGGGCAGAGGAGCCAGGTTCGGCTTTGGTCCAGCATCCTCGAGTTCGGCGTCTTGCGTTCACCGGGGGTCCGGAGACTGGGAAGAAGATTATGCAGGGTGCCGCTGGTAGTGGAGTTTTGAAGCAAACGACGCTTGAGCTGGGTGGCAAGAATCCGATGATCATTTTTCCGGATGTGGATGCGGGGACAGCTGCCAATGCTGTTCTTGCCGGTATGAACTTTAAGCGTTGCCTTGGTCAGTCGTGCGGATCCACGTCCCGGGTATTCGTTCACAAGTCGCAGCGCGACGCAATTATTGACAAAGTAATCGCTGGCGTTCAGGCGATAAAACCCGGTGATCCAAGTCACGAGGATACTGAGATGGGTTGCCTCACCTCCAAGCGGCAATTTGACAAGACTAGTCACTATGTTGATGTGGCCAAGCAAGAAGGGGCTAGATTGTTGTACGGAGGTGAACCTTATGCTGACGAGCCATTTAATAAGGGATACTTCTTCAAGCCTACCGTATTCGATCAAGTAACTACTGAAATGACCATCGCACAGGAAGAGGTTTTTGGCCCCGTTCTTTCTCTCATTGAATGGGATGATTACGATGAGATGATTCAATCAGTCAACTCCGTGGCGTACGGGCTGACGGCCAGCATTTGGACGAATGATGTCAACACTGTGCTCAAGACTGTTCCACTTGTAGAAGCCGGATTCGTGTGGGTTAATGGTGTCGAACGTCGTTACCACGGGGTGCCATTTGGGGGTACTAAGGATAGCGGTATCGGTCGGGAGCATTGTTTGGATGAACTTCTAAGTTACACGCAACTTAAGAGCGTAAATATTTTAACTAGTTGA
- a CDS encoding SulP family inorganic anion transporter: MMNKLLLGLKRPIHDQLSDLMGDITAGMTVAVLLIPQSMAYALIAGVPVELGLSAASFPVLVYTFIGRSRYLSVGPVSIVSLLAFSGVSTIAQGDSTRFIALMITLTLIVGVIQTLLGFIKVGSFFNYVSSAVIDGFISAAAIIIVLNQGKALFGIDLPNYDNMISFGKELANHISEVNPYILAFASGSIVFLLIMKKVLPSAPGAFIVIIASVVITSNFALHTKKGVDIIGKIPRGFPEFGVVIPSYDIVLQLFPVAFMIAFISFVESYSIARQLANNDREKLCPNQELYALGLANVTSSIAGSIPVAGAISRTAVNYQSGAKTKLSLIVSALFIFLAILFLTPIFYYLPKASLAAIIIIAVSKLIHLKQFIRYLKGKHTEAFMFLTTFLSTLFIDIFLGLMIGITLSLISTIMKKGGSGIEN, encoded by the coding sequence ATGATGAATAAGTTACTTCTTGGATTAAAACGGCCTATACATGATCAGCTATCAGACCTGATGGGAGATATTACTGCCGGGATGACTGTGGCAGTATTATTAATTCCTCAAAGCATGGCCTATGCCTTGATAGCAGGAGTGCCTGTAGAGCTCGGCTTGTCTGCAGCTTCTTTTCCGGTTCTAGTATATACATTCATTGGAAGGTCTAGGTACTTATCAGTGGGGCCCGTTTCGATTGTATCCCTATTGGCGTTTTCCGGTGTTTCCACAATCGCACAAGGGGATTCGACTCGGTTTATTGCGCTTATGATAACACTTACATTAATCGTCGGGGTAATTCAAACGTTACTTGGCTTTATAAAAGTTGGTTCCTTTTTTAATTACGTATCTTCTGCTGTGATTGATGGTTTTATTTCTGCAGCAGCTATTATAATTGTCCTGAATCAGGGAAAAGCACTGTTTGGGATAGACTTACCTAATTACGATAATATGATCTCCTTCGGCAAAGAACTTGCAAATCATATCTCAGAAGTAAACCCTTATATACTTGCTTTTGCTTCAGGAAGTATCGTTTTTTTACTTATTATGAAGAAGGTGCTTCCATCAGCCCCAGGAGCATTTATCGTTATCATTGCATCTGTAGTGATAACTAGTAATTTCGCTTTACATACAAAAAAAGGGGTAGACATCATAGGAAAAATACCACGGGGATTCCCTGAATTCGGTGTGGTTATTCCTTCTTACGATATTGTTTTGCAATTGTTTCCTGTTGCATTTATGATTGCGTTTATATCCTTTGTTGAATCCTATTCGATTGCAAGGCAGCTGGCGAATAATGACAGGGAAAAACTGTGCCCGAACCAAGAATTATACGCTTTGGGGTTGGCTAATGTAACAAGCTCAATTGCAGGTTCTATTCCCGTTGCCGGAGCTATTTCCCGAACAGCTGTCAACTATCAATCCGGTGCAAAAACCAAGCTCTCATTGATCGTGTCAGCACTATTTATATTTCTTGCAATCCTATTTTTAACGCCAATATTTTACTACTTACCGAAGGCGTCACTTGCAGCGATCATCATTATTGCTGTGTCTAAGCTGATTCATTTGAAGCAATTCATTCGTTATTTGAAAGGGAAACATACTGAGGCTTTTATGTTTCTAACTACCTTCCTGTCTACATTATTCATTGATATTTTTCTTGGTCTGATGATTGGCATTACCTTGTCACTGATAAGCACAATTATGAAGAAGGGTGGTTCCGGCATAGAAAACTAA
- a CDS encoding Lrp/AsnC family transcriptional regulator, whose translation MNYDNIDKQIIEELVEDGRVSYVELAEKVGLSRVAVKARVKNLVDKGIIEKFTVSINSEKIGKKVSAFFEVDVEPKQLQDVAQNLADNPHVASIYQMTGPSTLHMHVLVEDFKKLETFINNELYSVQGIIRVESSVLLKRFKSRTGYKL comes from the coding sequence TTGAACTATGATAATATAGACAAACAAATTATAGAAGAATTAGTTGAGGACGGTAGAGTTTCATATGTGGAACTGGCTGAAAAAGTGGGACTATCCCGAGTAGCCGTCAAGGCCAGAGTTAAAAACCTCGTTGATAAGGGGATAATTGAAAAATTTACTGTATCCATTAATTCGGAAAAAATCGGTAAGAAGGTATCTGCGTTTTTTGAAGTGGACGTGGAACCAAAACAATTACAGGACGTTGCACAAAACCTAGCTGACAATCCACATGTGGCAAGCATTTATCAAATGACTGGCCCTAGCACCCTCCATATGCATGTTTTAGTAGAGGATTTTAAAAAACTGGAAACCTTTATAAATAATGAGCTTTATTCTGTGCAGGGGATCATAAGAGTAGAAAGTTCTGTTCTATTAAAAAGATTCAAAAGCAGAACCGGCTATAAGCTGTAG
- a CDS encoding M14 family zinc carboxypeptidase, whose product MKRRRKIALLGGAFILGTGILTPIVDSSVVSADPLDIRKPSISGFISHDELTRTLNQIEQTSNGNVVVDVAGYSNHGREIYKATIGSGDKVVLIQSEIHGNEKVGTKALLNIIKEIGKNNSPEMRQLREELTIVAMPMVNPDATELNRRGNEMTWEEVVEQFPQLEGVAPSWNYYTYINQYWDYKSNPGFDVNRDFNPDLDYVPQPKDFPNNSSAPGWFITPESQTIRDVYKDLQDQFGTVDVFVDLHHQGEYVIDGTDDPVTLSLSGVFVPHPSTSEGEKYREYADVYNVDLSKQLNVAAYDALQQMGNSPFGNISLYPQDLDLPGTALGSFALNGSGAVLFEITGQTQSYGQKKLGQLTKAVETGVYGILNSVATDEVYELDVEDYDDIPLTDR is encoded by the coding sequence ATGAAGAGAAGAAGAAAGATTGCATTGCTAGGAGGGGCATTTATATTAGGTACAGGGATATTAACTCCGATAGTTGATTCTTCTGTTGTTTCCGCAGATCCGTTGGATATTAGAAAACCATCTATTTCAGGATTTATTAGCCATGATGAGTTAACCAGAACGCTTAATCAAATTGAACAAACAAGTAATGGTAATGTTGTGGTAGATGTAGCAGGTTATTCCAATCATGGCCGCGAAATTTATAAGGCGACGATTGGGTCAGGGGATAAAGTGGTATTAATCCAAAGTGAAATTCATGGAAATGAAAAAGTTGGTACTAAAGCGTTATTAAATATCATTAAAGAAATTGGAAAAAATAACTCCCCAGAAATGAGACAGCTTAGGGAGGAATTGACAATTGTAGCAATGCCAATGGTTAATCCGGATGCAACTGAATTAAATCGTCGCGGGAACGAAATGACATGGGAGGAAGTGGTAGAACAATTCCCCCAATTGGAAGGTGTAGCACCTTCCTGGAATTACTACACATACATTAATCAATATTGGGATTATAAATCGAATCCTGGTTTTGATGTGAATCGTGACTTTAATCCCGACCTAGACTATGTACCACAACCGAAGGATTTCCCTAATAATTCTTCAGCACCAGGGTGGTTTATTACACCAGAATCACAAACCATTCGAGATGTTTATAAAGATTTGCAGGACCAATTTGGTACAGTTGATGTTTTTGTAGATTTACACCACCAAGGTGAATATGTCATTGATGGCACAGATGATCCAGTTACATTATCGCTGTCTGGCGTATTTGTCCCACATCCTAGTACGTCAGAAGGGGAGAAGTATCGTGAATATGCGGATGTTTATAATGTTGATTTATCCAAACAATTAAATGTTGCTGCATACGATGCATTACAGCAAATGGGTAATTCACCATTTGGAAATATATCGTTGTATCCTCAAGACTTGGATTTACCAGGAACAGCACTCGGGTCCTTTGCGCTAAATGGCAGTGGTGCTGTTTTATTTGAAATTACCGGCCAAACACAAAGCTATGGTCAAAAGAAACTGGGACAATTAACAAAGGCAGTTGAGACAGGAGTATACGGTATATTAAATAGTGTAGCAACAGATGAAGTCTATGAATTGGACGTTGAAGATTATGATGATATTCCATTAACAGATAGATAG
- a CDS encoding FIMAH domain-containing protein, whose protein sequence is MEAIRKNDIWKKLMCFAAVLLIMLSPVSEVFAQTERDWMTNEEFLQRLAEIEMDSSGKVEVNVAGHSSQGTEIMSARVGTGDQVVLINSSIHGNEKSGGEAILEILDFLGTSDSSFAQSIRDEVTIVTIPRLNVDGLEIPQRENIFSWDEVVSAYPHLAGAPPAWNYSQRNRGFDINRDFNADLDYQVVPEDLPGNTLEPGFFITKEAQLLRDLYVELRDEFGEVELFVDLHHMGTPVLNKTGENVTIAIDYPPLGPEDSTKYDDYPKLDQDKSKRYALAAALGVEELSDKEETGVSQYIHFQERDYPGQARSAFALNGSATVLFEMPGQQPRFGYDQELVDRVENGLWGMISHMADGSIDDLNGDDFLTEVPKYWTDNVTDMSDVLKRFTEEGQFENARDARLLANHLNTLSVFEEKENSKKMVEHLEKFKGLLDAQREKQVVSNEAYNRLNSDSNMLIERWAKKQ, encoded by the coding sequence ATGGAAGCTATTAGGAAAAATGATATTTGGAAAAAATTAATGTGTTTTGCTGCAGTATTACTCATAATGCTGAGTCCAGTAAGTGAAGTATTTGCTCAAACTGAACGAGATTGGATGACCAACGAAGAATTTCTCCAAAGGCTAGCCGAAATTGAAATGGATAGTTCCGGAAAAGTTGAAGTTAACGTCGCCGGTCATTCGTCACAAGGAACTGAAATAATGTCTGCCCGTGTGGGTACAGGTGATCAAGTGGTGCTAATCAATAGTAGCATACATGGTAATGAAAAGAGTGGCGGCGAGGCAATTCTAGAAATATTAGACTTCCTCGGAACTAGCGATAGCTCCTTCGCCCAATCTATTCGTGATGAGGTTACTATAGTTACCATTCCACGTTTAAACGTTGATGGTCTCGAGATACCCCAAAGAGAGAATATCTTTTCGTGGGATGAAGTTGTTTCTGCCTACCCACATCTAGCCGGTGCTCCTCCCGCCTGGAACTATAGTCAGAGGAATCGCGGCTTTGATATCAATCGTGATTTTAACGCTGATTTAGACTACCAAGTAGTACCGGAAGATTTACCTGGAAACACTCTTGAACCTGGTTTTTTCATAACTAAAGAAGCTCAACTTCTTAGAGACCTTTACGTAGAGTTGCGGGATGAGTTTGGAGAAGTCGAACTTTTTGTGGACCTTCATCACATGGGGACCCCAGTACTTAATAAAACAGGTGAGAATGTTACAATTGCAATAGACTACCCACCGTTAGGACCAGAAGATAGCACAAAATATGATGATTATCCAAAATTGGATCAGGACAAGTCCAAACGTTATGCGCTAGCTGCTGCTCTTGGTGTAGAGGAATTATCAGATAAAGAGGAGACTGGTGTATCTCAGTATATACACTTTCAAGAGCGTGATTACCCTGGACAAGCTAGATCCGCATTTGCTCTTAATGGGTCAGCAACTGTCCTATTCGAAATGCCTGGCCAACAACCTCGATTTGGCTATGATCAAGAACTAGTAGATCGTGTAGAAAACGGATTATGGGGGATGATTTCTCACATGGCAGATGGTTCTATCGACGATCTGAATGGTGATGATTTTCTTACAGAAGTACCTAAGTATTGGACAGACAATGTAACTGACATGAGCGATGTTTTAAAGCGCTTTACAGAAGAGGGTCAATTTGAGAATGCTAGAGATGCTCGTTTATTGGCGAATCATTTAAATACTCTAAGTGTTTTTGAAGAAAAAGAAAATAGTAAGAAAATGGTCGAGCATTTAGAAAAATTTAAAGGTTTACTTGATGCTCAGAGAGAGAAACAAGTAGTATCAAATGAAGCTTATAATAGACTCAATAGTGACTCCAACATGTTAATTGAAAGATGGGCGAAAAAGCAATAG
- a CDS encoding chromate transporter: MRLQWNLFLAFFRVGMLGYGGGPSSIPLIHIETVEKYKWVSDEEFGDILALCNTLPGPIITKMAGYIGYRESGFLGMINAVISSILPTIFLMIILLSSLSSVKSFEWVSGMTAAVIPVVGVMLAVLTWQFLEKSGKDLGWKKTIIMSAIILVILELGIHPGIIIGVLLILALIQKDKRSSSEKKQKARAGDEQ; the protein is encoded by the coding sequence ATGAGACTTCAATGGAATTTATTCCTTGCATTTTTTAGAGTTGGAATGCTTGGCTATGGGGGTGGTCCCAGCTCCATACCATTAATTCACATAGAAACAGTTGAAAAATACAAGTGGGTATCTGATGAGGAATTCGGGGATATCCTTGCCTTATGCAATACACTCCCCGGGCCAATTATTACTAAAATGGCAGGATATATCGGTTACCGTGAATCAGGTTTCCTTGGGATGATTAATGCGGTAATCTCCTCCATCCTGCCAACAATATTTTTAATGATTATCCTATTATCCTCCTTATCGTCCGTAAAAAGCTTTGAATGGGTGAGTGGAATGACAGCCGCTGTGATACCAGTTGTCGGAGTTATGCTGGCGGTACTCACATGGCAATTTTTAGAAAAATCGGGAAAAGACCTAGGCTGGAAAAAGACAATTATCATGTCTGCAATTATTTTAGTAATTTTAGAACTCGGCATACATCCGGGTATTATTATTGGGGTCCTATTGATACTTGCCCTTATTCAAAAAGATAAAAGAAGTTCATCAGAAAAAAAACAAAAGGCAAGGGCAGGTGATGAACAATGA